The proteins below are encoded in one region of Polypterus senegalus isolate Bchr_013 chromosome 2, ASM1683550v1, whole genome shotgun sequence:
- the LOC120524692 gene encoding cytochrome c oxidase assembly factor 4 homolog, mitochondrial — translation MTAPSHKPHIRTGKAEDEDDPVELMISKTGCAHLHYAVQECMAEHQDWRKCQPQVQGFKECMSSYHRSKREEQIKIGQKIQQEQS, via the coding sequence ATGACAGCCCCATCACATAAGCCCCACATCCGTACTGGAAAAGCTGAAGATGAAGATGACCCGGTAGAACTTATGATTTCAAAAACTGGTTGTGCTCATTTGCACTATGCTGTGCAAGAATGTATGGCAGAACACCAAGACTGGAGAAAATGTCAGCCACAAGTTCAGGGATTTAAGGAATGTATGTCATCATATCACAGGTCTAAAAGAGAAGAACAAATTAAGATTGGACAAAAAATACAACAAGAACAAAGCTGA